In Corynebacterium nuruki S6-4, the following proteins share a genomic window:
- a CDS encoding phytoene desaturase family protein, with protein MSTATVVGSGPNGLAAAVTLARAGLEVTVLEAADEIGGGTRSGEVTLPGLVHDHCSAIHPLAVATAFSHSVDLGAHGLSWAWPEVQYSHPLDGPATDRADGPGGAVYRSVDRTAASLGKDAATWRTVFGPLSRNFADVTEDFLRPMVHVPTHPLKLAHFGAFAGLPAAVTARLWRTPQARALFGGVAAHAFRPFHTLGSSAIGTALGTAAHTFGWPAAVGGSAAIARAMADTLESLGGRIETGVRVRSLADVPDARIVMLDTSPRAAVEIAGPAMPAAVSRALSRYRHGPGAFAVHFAVEGGIPWTHRPSRQAGTVHVGGTFGEISAAERQVNRGGMPDRPFVLVTQQSVADPSRAVDGVHPVDTYAHVPAGFRGDATAAVIAQIERFAPGFRDRIVAQTSWDVAHIENADPNFVGGDIVTGANSLRQLLFRPRIALDPYRTGGSATGGDSGRGIYLCSAATPPGAGAHGMCGWNAAGSALRDLGLTA; from the coding sequence ATGAGCACAGCAACTGTCGTCGGCAGCGGCCCCAACGGACTCGCCGCCGCAGTGACCCTCGCCCGCGCGGGACTGGAGGTCACCGTCCTGGAAGCGGCCGACGAGATCGGCGGCGGCACCCGGTCCGGAGAGGTCACCCTGCCGGGACTGGTCCACGACCACTGCTCCGCCATCCACCCGCTGGCCGTCGCCACCGCGTTCTCCCACTCGGTCGATCTCGGCGCACACGGCCTGTCCTGGGCCTGGCCGGAAGTGCAGTACTCCCATCCGCTCGACGGCCCGGCCACCGACAGAGCCGACGGGCCGGGCGGAGCCGTCTACCGCAGCGTCGACCGCACCGCGGCGTCCCTCGGGAAGGACGCCGCCACCTGGCGCACCGTGTTCGGCCCGCTGTCGCGGAACTTCGCCGACGTCACCGAGGATTTCCTCCGACCGATGGTCCACGTCCCCACCCATCCGCTGAAACTCGCCCATTTCGGAGCGTTCGCCGGACTGCCGGCCGCCGTCACCGCCCGACTGTGGCGCACCCCGCAGGCGCGGGCCCTGTTCGGCGGGGTGGCCGCCCACGCCTTCCGGCCCTTCCACACCCTCGGGTCCTCGGCGATCGGTACCGCGCTGGGCACCGCCGCACACACCTTCGGCTGGCCCGCGGCCGTCGGCGGTTCCGCGGCGATCGCACGGGCAATGGCGGACACCCTGGAATCCCTCGGTGGCCGGATCGAGACCGGCGTCCGGGTACGGTCGCTGGCCGACGTGCCGGACGCCCGGATCGTCATGCTCGACACGTCACCGCGCGCCGCCGTGGAGATCGCCGGACCGGCGATGCCCGCAGCGGTCTCCCGCGCCCTGTCCCGCTACCGGCACGGCCCCGGTGCCTTCGCCGTACACTTCGCCGTCGAGGGCGGGATCCCCTGGACCCACCGGCCCTCCCGGCAGGCCGGCACCGTGCACGTCGGCGGCACCTTCGGCGAAATATCCGCCGCGGAACGCCAGGTCAACCGGGGTGGGATGCCGGACCGGCCCTTCGTCCTCGTCACCCAGCAGTCGGTGGCCGACCCCTCCCGCGCCGTCGACGGCGTCCACCCGGTGGACACCTACGCCCACGTCCCCGCCGGATTCCGCGGGGACGCCACCGCGGCGGTCATCGCCCAGATCGAACGGTTCGCCCCCGGCTTCCGGGACCGGATCGTGGCACAGACCTCGTGGGATGTCGCCCACATCGAGAACGCGGACCCCAACTTCGTCGGCGGGGACATCGTCACCGGCGCGAATTCACTGCGTCAGCTGCTGTTCCGGCCGAGGATCGCCCTCGACCCCTACCGCACCGGCGGCAGTGCCACCGGCGGTGACAGCGGCCGGGGCATCTACCTGTGTTCGGCGGCGACCCCACCGGGCGCCGGGGCGCACGGCATGTGCGGCTGGAACGCCGCCGGCTCCGCGCTGCGGGACCTGGGACTGACCGCATGA
- a CDS encoding amidohydrolase, whose protein sequence is MSTAVTVAASVTDWIADNRDPVISWRRHLHAHPELSHKEFATTDFIVGKLTEAGLEPHRFPGTGCMVDIGGRGDLADAPAIAFRGDIDALPVTEVTGLDFASENPGVMHACGHDIHTTVLLALACALADYDRTYGLDQRVRCIFQPAEEVVDGGAPDVIRAGALAGVSHIFAVHAEPKLRAGQVGVKTGAITSATDIVEVTVKGPGGHTSRPHLTADVIYAVGLLITQLPGLLSRRVDPRTGTVLTFGAVSGGAAFNAIPQEASLLGTLRTGSPTVWRELEALFPELVEQILAPTGATAEIRHDKGVPPVTNDDACTALMAQAVKDVDPHALQEAPQSSGGEDFSWYLEHVPGAMARLGAWNGQGEKADLHQADIIFDENCIAVGVRLFAGVIDEFRQVR, encoded by the coding sequence GTGAGCACCGCCGTCACCGTCGCCGCGTCCGTCACCGACTGGATCGCCGACAACAGGGACCCGGTGATCAGCTGGCGGCGTCACCTCCACGCGCACCCGGAACTGTCCCACAAGGAATTCGCCACCACCGACTTCATCGTCGGGAAGCTGACCGAGGCCGGGCTGGAACCGCACCGGTTCCCCGGCACCGGCTGCATGGTCGACATCGGCGGCCGCGGTGACCTGGCGGACGCCCCGGCGATCGCCTTCCGCGGTGACATCGACGCGCTGCCGGTCACCGAGGTCACCGGCCTCGACTTCGCCTCGGAGAACCCGGGGGTGATGCACGCCTGCGGCCACGACATCCACACCACCGTGCTCCTCGCCCTCGCCTGCGCGCTCGCCGACTACGACCGGACCTACGGCCTGGACCAGCGGGTCCGCTGCATTTTCCAGCCGGCCGAGGAAGTCGTCGACGGCGGTGCCCCCGACGTCATCCGCGCCGGGGCGCTGGCCGGGGTGAGCCACATCTTCGCCGTGCACGCCGAACCGAAACTGCGTGCCGGACAGGTCGGGGTGAAGACCGGGGCGATCACCTCGGCCACCGACATCGTCGAGGTGACCGTGAAGGGCCCGGGCGGGCACACCTCGCGGCCGCACCTGACCGCCGACGTCATCTACGCCGTCGGACTGCTCATCACCCAGCTGCCCGGACTGCTGTCCCGACGGGTCGACCCGCGGACCGGGACCGTCCTGACGTTCGGGGCGGTCAGTGGTGGGGCGGCCTTCAACGCGATCCCGCAGGAGGCCTCACTGCTCGGCACGCTGCGGACCGGCAGTCCGACGGTGTGGCGGGAACTGGAGGCGCTGTTCCCCGAACTGGTGGAGCAGATCCTCGCCCCGACCGGGGCGACCGCCGAGATCCGGCACGACAAGGGCGTCCCGCCGGTGACCAACGACGACGCCTGCACCGCGCTGATGGCGCAGGCCGTCAAGGACGTCGACCCGCATGCCCTGCAGGAGGCGCCGCAGTCCAGCGGCGGCGAGGACTTCAGCTGGTACCTGGAGCACGTGCCGGGGGCCATGGCCCGGCTCGGGGCGTGGAACGGGCAGGGCGAGAAGGCGGACCTGCACCAGGCCGACATCATCTTCGACGAGAACTGCATCGCGGTCGGGGTCCGGCTGTTCGCCGGGGTCATCGACGAGTTCCGTCAGGTCCGGTAG
- a CDS encoding class I adenylate-forming enzyme family protein, which yields MLFPYLPWNGPDGTDSAAEQPDLPAVRDRHRGWTRRELTGRARAVAARLHALGVRRGDVVAVMLPNCTEFLAAMFGAWYLGAVVTPVNPVFTDTEAARQLTDSGAGVLVCTEPGRFDDLTTVLDAAEIVGLPDPGGASDELADPAPLSGEDTALVVYTSGSTGRPKGAMLGHAQLDAMTAAMTERTGITGDDHCILVLPLFHVNAILVSVLTPMRVGAGITMVERFAPRPFLELVETHRPTYFSCVPTILSHITDLPLEDRPDTGSLRFVICGAAPASPELLVRAEEQLGITVVEGYGLTEGTCANACNPVAGPCKVGTVGPAMPGQTIRIVDEAGADVPTGTAGQVLISGPTVMQGYLNRPAATAETVVDGWLHTGDVGSLDEDGYLTIIDRIKDMIIRGGENIYPKEIEALLYGVDGVLEAAVIARPHPRLGEEPVAVVSLMQGSPLTTDELLAHCRRHLTKIKVPVDLQIVDEIPKNPVGKIDKPTLRAGLTTTV from the coding sequence GTGCTTTTCCCCTATCTCCCCTGGAACGGCCCCGACGGCACCGACAGCGCTGCCGAGCAGCCGGACCTGCCCGCCGTGCGCGACCGGCACCGGGGATGGACCCGCCGGGAACTCACCGGGCGTGCCCGCGCCGTCGCCGCCCGGCTCCACGCACTCGGCGTCCGCCGGGGCGACGTCGTCGCCGTCATGCTCCCGAACTGCACGGAATTCCTGGCCGCCATGTTCGGCGCCTGGTATCTCGGTGCCGTCGTCACCCCCGTCAACCCGGTCTTCACCGACACCGAGGCCGCCCGGCAGCTCACCGACTCCGGCGCCGGCGTCCTCGTCTGCACCGAACCCGGCCGGTTCGACGACCTGACCACCGTCCTCGACGCGGCGGAGATCGTCGGGCTGCCGGACCCTGGCGGGGCGTCCGACGAGCTCGCCGATCCGGCACCGTTGTCCGGGGAGGACACCGCCCTGGTCGTCTACACCAGCGGCTCGACCGGCCGCCCGAAGGGCGCGATGCTCGGTCACGCCCAACTGGACGCCATGACCGCCGCCATGACGGAACGGACCGGCATCACCGGCGACGACCACTGCATCCTCGTCCTGCCGTTGTTCCACGTCAACGCGATCCTCGTCAGTGTGCTCACCCCGATGCGGGTCGGCGCCGGGATCACGATGGTGGAACGGTTCGCTCCCCGCCCGTTCCTGGAGCTCGTCGAAACCCACCGTCCGACGTACTTCTCCTGCGTCCCCACGATCCTCTCCCACATCACCGACCTGCCGCTGGAGGACCGGCCGGACACCGGCTCGCTGCGGTTCGTCATCTGCGGGGCGGCACCGGCGTCCCCGGAACTGCTGGTCCGGGCCGAGGAACAGCTCGGCATCACCGTCGTCGAAGGCTACGGCCTGACCGAGGGGACCTGCGCCAACGCCTGCAACCCGGTGGCCGGGCCCTGCAAGGTCGGGACCGTCGGCCCCGCCATGCCCGGCCAGACCATCCGGATCGTCGACGAGGCCGGTGCCGACGTCCCGACCGGCACCGCCGGCCAGGTCCTCATCTCCGGCCCCACGGTCATGCAGGGCTACCTCAACCGGCCCGCGGCGACCGCCGAGACCGTCGTCGACGGCTGGCTGCACACCGGTGACGTCGGCAGCCTCGACGAGGACGGCTACCTCACCATCATCGACCGGATCAAGGACATGATCATCCGCGGCGGGGAAAACATCTACCCCAAGGAGATCGAGGCACTGCTCTACGGGGTGGACGGGGTGCTCGAGGCCGCGGTCATCGCCCGCCCCCACCCCCGGCTGGGCGAGGAACCGGTCGCCGTCGTCTCGCTCATGCAGGGCAGCCCGCTGACCACCGACGAGCTGCTGGCCCACTGCCGGCGCCATCTCACCAAGATCAAGGTCCCCGTCGACCTGCAGATCGTCGACGAGATCCCGAAGAACCCGGTGGGCAAGATCGACAAGCCGACGCTGCGCGCCGGCCTGACCACCACCGTCTGA
- a CDS encoding PucR family transcriptional regulator has product MTGTDPVPAAFVHIGEEVHRRFPEVARAMTDLIIEKEPPLGGADIHDILVSSVEGNLETISQLLRNGIPVDEARPSSAAIRYAHRLAERGIPADQLRRAYHLGSEGGRREIFGIIRDMDCPSRDKLEILHHMDGFLHSYIDWMSGEILTAYETESRRIRDYSASATASLIREVLAGAEVTDRAFEHTAQYRLDQRHRAAVLWIDRANPAVDYTTQLAEQVRRIARGAGFAGPTLFTAVDRGTAWVWFSVRDDDPVAGASGLLAGLPAARIAFGAPASGREGFRRSHRQALAAERVARTAVVEDPVPLSYDGPGVALASLLTSDMPEIRRWVAEELGGLAEQTPTAARLRETCSRFLETGSSYTRTGEAMTLHRNTVKYRIGQAQELLPERPQRTAAELSLALRLCALLGSAVLIAAPGGR; this is encoded by the coding sequence ATGACCGGGACCGATCCCGTCCCGGCCGCCTTCGTGCACATCGGCGAGGAGGTCCACCGGCGGTTTCCGGAGGTGGCCCGGGCGATGACCGACCTCATCATCGAGAAGGAACCGCCCCTGGGCGGGGCCGACATCCACGACATCCTCGTGTCCAGCGTCGAGGGGAATCTCGAGACCATCAGCCAGCTGCTGCGCAACGGTATCCCGGTCGACGAGGCCCGCCCCAGCAGCGCGGCGATCCGGTACGCCCACCGGCTGGCGGAACGGGGCATCCCCGCCGACCAGCTCCGCCGCGCCTACCACCTCGGGTCGGAGGGCGGCCGACGGGAGATCTTCGGCATCATCCGCGACATGGACTGTCCGTCCCGGGACAAGCTGGAGATCCTGCACCACATGGACGGGTTCCTCCACAGCTACATCGACTGGATGAGCGGGGAGATCCTCACCGCCTACGAGACGGAGTCCCGCCGGATCCGGGACTACAGTGCCTCCGCCACCGCGTCCCTGATCCGGGAGGTCCTCGCCGGGGCGGAGGTCACCGACCGGGCCTTCGAGCACACGGCACAGTACCGCCTGGACCAGCGGCACCGCGCCGCGGTGCTGTGGATCGACCGGGCCAATCCGGCGGTGGACTACACCACGCAGCTTGCCGAACAGGTGCGGCGGATAGCGCGCGGCGCGGGGTTCGCGGGCCCCACACTGTTCACCGCGGTGGACCGGGGCACGGCCTGGGTGTGGTTCAGTGTCCGGGACGATGACCCGGTGGCCGGGGCGTCCGGGCTCCTGGCCGGGTTGCCGGCCGCGCGGATCGCCTTCGGCGCGCCGGCGTCCGGCCGTGAGGGGTTCCGACGGTCGCACCGGCAGGCGCTCGCCGCGGAGCGGGTGGCCCGCACCGCGGTCGTCGAGGATCCGGTGCCGCTGAGCTACGACGGTCCGGGGGTCGCCCTGGCGTCCCTGCTCACCTCGGACATGCCGGAGATCCGGCGGTGGGTGGCCGAGGAGCTCGGCGGGCTGGCGGAGCAGACCCCGACAGCGGCGCGGCTGCGGGAGACCTGCTCCCGGTTCCTGGAGACCGGCAGCAGCTACACCCGCACCGGTGAGGCGATGACGCTGCACCGCAACACGGTGAAGTACCGGATCGGCCAGGCACAGGAGCTGCTGCCGGAACGGCCGCAGCGGACCGCCGCGGAACTGTCCCTGGCGCTGCGGCTGTGCGCGTTGCTGGGGTCGGCGGTCCTCATCGCGGCCCCCGGGGGCAGGTGA
- a CDS encoding ISL3 family transposase, producing MSHPTVTPSAVPNLVADTICRTAELGLSIDNAADAENVTHLFCHPVTVDSNCPGCGHACRVRDHVERRLTDLPIVGHPSLLHVRVPRLACGNDDCEVTIFRASIPQAADDRQSVTCRVTRWILQRMATDGMSVTACARALGIGWDKVNQLALSACRQLSYQDPSRLDRVRVLGVDEHKWKHVRGDGSPGFVTVIVDLTPLVDGVGSARLLDMVPGRSADAFGDWLDARGSTFRHRIRVVTMDGFTGYAKAATQHLSQARQVMDPFHVVHLAIDKLTACRQRVQNETTGHRGRSGDPLYGIRRILLTRKSLVTPANAVKLDDVLTAEAHLPVQVTWYFYQEILAAYQADRPRDGKLRMFKVIKALHVKIPNDLRELRVLGQTLWRRQADILAYFDTGASNGPVENINGKLGHLRGIALGFRNKANYILRSLIHSGGLRGAINAL from the coding sequence ATGTCTCACCCTACCGTCACGCCTTCTGCTGTCCCGAACCTCGTCGCTGACACGATCTGCCGCACCGCCGAGTTGGGCCTGTCCATCGACAATGCCGCCGACGCCGAAAACGTCACCCACCTGTTCTGCCACCCGGTGACCGTCGATTCCAACTGCCCGGGCTGCGGGCATGCCTGCCGGGTCCGTGACCATGTCGAACGCCGGCTCACGGACCTGCCTATCGTCGGCCACCCCAGCCTCCTGCACGTCCGTGTACCCCGACTGGCCTGCGGCAACGACGACTGTGAGGTCACGATCTTCCGGGCGTCGATCCCACAGGCGGCCGACGATCGACAGTCCGTAACCTGCCGAGTGACCCGCTGGATCCTCCAGCGCATGGCGACCGACGGGATGAGCGTGACCGCCTGTGCCCGGGCGTTGGGTATCGGCTGGGACAAGGTCAACCAACTGGCCCTGTCGGCCTGCCGGCAGTTGTCCTATCAGGATCCGTCCCGGTTGGACCGGGTCCGGGTCCTCGGCGTCGACGAGCACAAGTGGAAGCACGTCCGTGGTGACGGGTCACCGGGGTTCGTCACCGTGATCGTGGACCTGACCCCACTGGTCGACGGGGTGGGCTCGGCCCGACTGCTCGATATGGTGCCCGGCCGCAGTGCCGACGCGTTCGGCGACTGGCTCGACGCCCGCGGCAGCACGTTCCGCCACAGGATCCGGGTGGTGACCATGGACGGATTCACCGGCTACGCGAAAGCCGCGACCCAGCATCTGAGCCAGGCCCGGCAGGTCATGGACCCGTTCCATGTCGTCCATCTGGCCATCGACAAGCTCACCGCATGTCGGCAAAGGGTCCAGAATGAGACGACAGGACACCGAGGGCGGTCCGGGGATCCGTTGTACGGGATCCGGCGCATCCTGCTGACCCGCAAGTCACTGGTGACCCCGGCCAACGCGGTGAAACTTGATGACGTGCTCACCGCCGAGGCGCACCTGCCGGTGCAGGTGACGTGGTATTTCTACCAGGAGATTCTTGCCGCCTATCAGGCTGACCGGCCACGCGACGGGAAGCTGCGGATGTTCAAGGTGATCAAGGCTCTGCACGTGAAGATCCCCAATGACTTGCGGGAACTGCGGGTGCTGGGTCAGACCCTGTGGCGGCGGCAGGCTGACATCCTCGCGTACTTCGACACCGGTGCGTCCAACGGTCCGGTCGAGAACATCAACGGCAAGCTGGGACACCTGCGCGGTATCGCCCTGGGATTCCGGAACAAGGCCAACTACATCTTGCGGTCACTGATCCACTCGGGCGGACTCCGGGGCGCAATCAACGCACTCTGA
- a CDS encoding DUF1707 SHOCT-like domain-containing protein yields the protein MTTPPAGPHGSTGPADPADGGGDRLRVGDTERGSAMSLLGVHFADGRLTVSEYDDRARRAAAATTRGELDALFTDLPVLPDQQGAAGPYGSDMAVYSAGELAEQHNRGARPRAAVMALTVIGTWVASIVVGNGLPLFIIPAVAVLLYVLKIGPRSWHTPSPAALERARVKRIRQEQRLQLEQKKAERRIRQTELTTDAMDAAQRLLGRTTATGSDAVKKARDRLRDQRRRR from the coding sequence ATGACTACTCCCCCTGCCGGTCCACACGGTTCCACCGGCCCTGCCGACCCTGCCGACGGTGGCGGGGACCGGCTGCGTGTCGGGGACACCGAACGGGGGTCGGCCATGTCGCTGCTGGGGGTGCACTTCGCCGACGGGCGGCTCACGGTCTCCGAGTACGACGACCGGGCCCGCCGGGCCGCGGCCGCCACGACCCGCGGGGAGCTGGACGCCCTGTTCACCGACCTCCCGGTGCTGCCTGACCAGCAGGGTGCCGCCGGACCGTACGGCTCCGACATGGCCGTCTACTCTGCCGGGGAGCTCGCCGAGCAGCACAACCGTGGGGCCCGACCGCGGGCCGCGGTCATGGCGCTGACGGTGATCGGCACGTGGGTGGCGTCCATCGTCGTGGGCAACGGGCTGCCGCTGTTCATCATTCCGGCGGTGGCGGTGCTGCTGTACGTGCTGAAGATCGGCCCGCGGTCCTGGCACACGCCCTCGCCGGCTGCGCTGGAGCGGGCCCGGGTGAAGCGGATCCGGCAGGAGCAGCGCCTGCAGCTGGAGCAGAAGAAGGCCGAGCGGCGGATCAGGCAGACGGAGTTGACGACCGACGCGATGGACGCCGCACAGCGCCTGCTGGGGCGTACCACCGCCACCGGATCGGACGCCGTGAAGAAGGCCCGGGACCGGCTGCGGGACCAGCGGCGCCGCCGGTAG
- a CDS encoding DUF3556 domain-containing protein has protein sequence MGFTSPELPPGDLDKVVRLPFSDRMRVLDQHWVDHGFGVPKVLSLFYVAKMAAYVGFGILIVGLTTPDLGGWGNFTDWWTEPMVYLKLMVWTILCEILGLSASSGPLSFNVKPLFGGFHYWLRPDTIRLPPWEKIPFTRGDRRTMFDVVLYAVILANLIYLLVAPGERYDIVPDAKAGLLPAWAVLSYIVLICVMGLRDKTVFLAARSEQYPLILLAFAVLSNYTDMILAAKIVIVVVWCGAAFSKIGHHFSPTVCAMIANAPWVPGTWIKRKLYKNYRLFRMKSAYQM, from the coding sequence ATGGGTTTCACCTCACCCGAACTCCCGCCCGGAGACCTCGACAAGGTCGTCCGCCTGCCGTTCTCCGACCGGATGCGGGTCCTCGACCAGCACTGGGTCGACCACGGTTTCGGCGTCCCGAAGGTACTGTCGCTCTTCTACGTCGCCAAGATGGCCGCCTACGTCGGCTTCGGCATCCTCATCGTCGGACTCACCACCCCGGATCTCGGCGGGTGGGGGAACTTCACCGACTGGTGGACCGAACCGATGGTCTACCTCAAACTGATGGTCTGGACGATCCTCTGCGAGATTCTCGGCCTCTCGGCGTCCTCCGGCCCGCTCTCCTTCAACGTCAAGCCGCTGTTCGGCGGTTTCCACTACTGGCTGCGTCCGGACACGATCCGGCTGCCGCCGTGGGAGAAGATCCCGTTCACCCGCGGTGACCGACGGACCATGTTCGATGTGGTCCTCTACGCCGTCATCCTCGCCAACCTGATCTACCTGCTGGTGGCCCCGGGTGAGCGCTACGACATCGTGCCGGATGCGAAGGCGGGACTGCTGCCCGCCTGGGCGGTCCTCAGCTACATCGTCCTCATCTGCGTCATGGGACTGCGCGACAAGACCGTCTTCCTCGCGGCCCGCTCGGAGCAGTACCCGCTGATCCTGCTGGCCTTCGCCGTCCTCAGCAACTACACCGACATGATCCTCGCCGCGAAGATCGTCATCGTCGTCGTCTGGTGCGGCGCGGCCTTCTCCAAGATCGGCCACCACTTCTCCCCCACCGTGTGCGCCATGATCGCCAACGCCCCCTGGGTGCCGGGCACCTGGATCAAGCGCAAACTGTACAAGAATTACCGGCTCTTCCGGATGAAGAGTGCGTATCAGATGTGA
- a CDS encoding DUF3556 domain-containing protein codes for MAHVPGTLLEGGAPLILLFSTNRVLTFIAVLGMLALHAFIISTIPLAVPLEWNIFFMFFAVFLFWGHDAGAGFGVTDFSSPWIAVAVVAAVLIWPIIGNIRPDLISFLVSYRQYSGNWAATVWAWKDAAAEKKLDECIARGGDQHASQIIDVYGEDLGELFTQKANAWRSMHSAGRSLHTLLAKYVDMDTYRIREGETVVSGLIGWNFGDGHLHDEQLVAAVQDRCHYAPGDLVVVYTESQPIHRDYIEYRVIDAALGVVERGRYVVTDATEACPWLADGPIDHTVTWQLPGYTFPGRRHAADTSTDTAGTAGAAGASAEPAAEPAGADEPV; via the coding sequence ATGGCCCATGTCCCCGGCACGCTCCTCGAGGGCGGGGCCCCGCTGATCCTGCTGTTCTCCACGAACCGGGTCCTCACCTTCATCGCCGTGCTCGGCATGCTCGCCCTCCACGCGTTCATCATCTCCACCATCCCTCTGGCGGTGCCGCTGGAGTGGAACATCTTCTTCATGTTCTTCGCGGTCTTCCTGTTCTGGGGTCACGACGCCGGCGCCGGATTCGGGGTCACCGACTTCAGCAGCCCGTGGATCGCCGTCGCCGTCGTCGCCGCGGTGCTCATCTGGCCGATTATCGGGAACATCCGGCCCGACCTGATCTCCTTCCTCGTCTCCTACCGGCAGTACTCCGGCAACTGGGCCGCCACCGTCTGGGCCTGGAAGGACGCCGCCGCCGAGAAGAAGCTGGACGAGTGCATCGCCCGCGGTGGTGACCAGCACGCCAGCCAGATCATCGACGTCTACGGTGAGGACCTCGGTGAACTGTTCACCCAGAAGGCCAACGCGTGGCGGTCGATGCACAGCGCCGGACGCTCCCTGCACACCCTGCTCGCCAAGTACGTCGACATGGACACCTACCGGATCCGGGAGGGCGAGACCGTGGTCTCCGGCCTCATCGGCTGGAACTTCGGTGACGGTCATCTCCACGACGAGCAGCTGGTCGCGGCTGTGCAGGACCGCTGCCACTACGCCCCCGGTGACCTGGTGGTGGTGTACACCGAGTCGCAGCCCATCCACCGCGACTACATCGAGTACCGGGTCATCGACGCCGCTCTCGGAGTCGTCGAGCGCGGCCGGTACGTGGTGACCGACGCGACCGAGGCCTGCCCCTGGCTGGCCGACGGCCCCATCGACCACACCGTGACCTGGCAGCTGCCCGGCTACACCTTCCCCGGACGCCGGCACGCCGCTGACACCAGCACGGACACCGCCGGTACCGCCGGTGCCGCCGGTGCCTCAGCCGAGCCCGCTGCCGAGCCCGCTGGCGCGGACGAACCGGTGTAG